In Zingiber officinale cultivar Zhangliang chromosome 11B, Zo_v1.1, whole genome shotgun sequence, a single window of DNA contains:
- the LOC122034119 gene encoding disease resistance RPP13-like protein 4 produces MSSCGGRMADILSRLSMRLEELKLKVDVSKGWQENFKDIEAKMKDLQNQLWRGNESQVMEQLDIATRALDEINTDPKTAISSKRMDQLLEAITMASCGGLIADTLSRLSTRLDELKLQVQSKGLQDKFKDVEAKMKDLQSQLWQGKERQIMEQLDIAARILDEIIDTDPKTAIRSQLMDQLKEAITKAAGPDKQDTPSASTPTDQWEEPEEGVTVVEQKLQKSPAWAHLKLVVDSLDPLLKDCLFTLTVFSPNVDIQKRLLLHWWMGEGFVRCIEAGKLCFDQLVEKGLVVPVGKRHCGKHHYCQVQSWLRPLLVAVSNANGFLDYDEAGKPADDYSFSRRLCLRPRQGRIASPKDGTADSRLMTVYNVGNLQPNFPTDWLLNKKELTTLQLGRWRKDDKERPLLSFFDKEFLWGLGKCSALRYLSLRGVSRLERLPQHSVEKLRKLLVLDLRSCHNLEKLPPNLGDARRLQFLDVSDCTLLDQMPKTLASLSELEVLKGFVVCDYWNRDCCQIGDLLKLTKLRKLSITTSREFNDREVVKLRELINGLTSLAITWGVFSKEENTQKVKSVKENPRAGDKKLKPTSPSKLEKLELGCFNEKRLPKWIVPDELSNLKKLYISGGILNSLEDAQGKTWWGVEVLRVRFLIHLQDDWESIRIWFPDLICVEKSKCMLSSWPCDEEGYWQKDVGKSSDDEAESEVEEDSEAEVEGEVRKKNGSEVEESSNAEVEDEARKSKGSEVEESNNAEDESQSEEGSNTEVEGVEGERSESEVKKGSNASDDSENGRN; encoded by the coding sequence ATGTCTTCCTGCGGCGGACGCATGGCCGACATCCTCTCTCGCCTGTCAATGCGCTTGGAGGAGCTCAAACTCAAAGTCGACGTCTCAAAAGGTTGGCAAGAGAACTTCAAGGACATCGAGGCCAAAATGAAGGACCTGCAAAATCAGCTCTGGCGGGGAAACGAAAGCCAGGTCATGGAGCAACTCGACATCGCAACCCGCGCTCTCGACGAGATCAACACCGACCCGAAAACCGCCATTAGCTCCAAACGCATGGATCAACTTCTGGAAGCGATCACCATGGCTTCCTGCGGCGGACTCATCGCCGACACGCTCTCTCGCCTGTCAACGCGCTTGGACGAGCTCAAACTCCAAGTACAGTCTAAAGGTTTGCAAGACAAATTCAAGGACGTCGAGGCCAAGATGAAGGACCTGCAAAGTCAGCTCTGGCAGGGAAAAGAAAGACAGATCATGGAGCAACTCGACATTGCAGCCCGCATTCTCGACGAGATCATCGACACCGACCCGAAAACTGCCATTCGCTCCCAACTGATGGATCAACTTAAGGAAGCGATTACCAAAGCCGCAGGCCCCGATAAACAAGACACACCGTCGGCGTCGACGCCGACGGATCAATGGGAGGAGCCGGAGGAGGGTGTGACAGTCGTAGAGCAAAAGCTTCAGAAGAGTCCGGCGTGGGCGCACCTCAAGCTCGTGGTCGACAGCCTCGATCCGTTGCTCAAGGACTGTCTCTTCACCCTCACCGTCTTCTCGCCCAACGTCGACATTCAGAAGCGGCTGCTTCTCCACTGGTGGATGGGGGAGGGTTTCGTCCGGTGCATCGAAGCCGGGAAGCTCTGCTTCGATCAGCTGGTGGAAAAGGGCTTGGTCGTCCCAGTCGGCAAGCGGCACTGCGGAAAGCACCACTACTGCCAGGTCCAGTCCTGGTTGCGCCCTCTACTGGTCGCCGTCTCAAATGCGAACGGCTTCCTCGACTACGACGAGGCCGGGAAGCCCGCCGACGACTACTCGTTCAGTCGCCGCTTGTGCCTGCGCCCGCGCCAGGGGCGCATAGCGTCTCCCAAGGACGGGACGGCGGATAGCCGGCTGATGACGGTCTACAACGTCGGCAATCTTCAACCCAATTTCCCGACGGATTGGCTACTCAACAAGAAGGAGCTCACAACCCTGCAGCTGGGGAGGTGGCGGAAGGACGACAAGGAGCGGCCGCTCTTGTCCTTCTTCGACAAAGAGTTCTTGTGGGGGCTGGGAAAATGCAGCGCGTTGAGGTACCTGAGCTTGAGGGGCGTCTCCCGATTAGAGAGGCTGCCTCAGCACTCCGTCGAGAAGCTCCGCAAGCTGCTGGTGCTGGACCTGCGCTCCTGCCACAACCTCGAGAAACTGCCGCCGAATCTGGGCGACGCCCGGAGGCTGCAGTTCCTGGACGTGTCGGATTGCACCCTGCTGGACCAGATGCCAAAGACGCTCGCTTCCTTGTCGGAGCTCGAGGTGCTCAAGGGCTTCGTGGTCTGCGATTACTGGAACAGGGATTGTTGCCAGATCGGCGACTTGCTGAAGCTGACCAAGTTGAGGAAGTTGAGCATCACCACAAGCCGCGAGTTTAACGACCGCGAGGTCGTGAAATTGCGCGAGCTCATCAACGGCCTCACTTCCCTCGCGATAACATGGGGAGTCTTCAGCAAGGAGGAGAACACGCAGAAAGTGAAATCTGTGAAGGAAAACCCCCGTGCGGGAGATAAGAAACTGAAACCTACTTCCCCATCGAAATTGGAGAAGCTGGAGCTCGGGTGCTTCAACGAGAAAAGGCTCCCGAAATGGATCGTTCCCGACGAGTTGAGTAATTTGAAGAAGCTGTACATATCAGGGGGAATTCTCAATAGCCTTGAAGATGCTCAGGGGAAGACGTGGTGGGGGGTGGAAGTTCTGCGGGTGAGGTTCCTCATCCATCTGCAGGACGACTGGGAAAGCATAAGAATTTGGTTTCCCGACCTCATCTGCGTGGAGAAATCCAAATGTATGCTGTCATCTTGGCCttgcgacgaagaagggtatTGGCAAAAAGACGTTGGAAAAAGCAGCGACGATGAGGCTGAAAGTGAAGTTGAAGAAGATAGCGAGGCTGAGGTTGAAGgtgaagttagaaaaaaaaacggGAGTGAAGTTGAAGAAAGTAGCAACGCTGAGGTTGAAGATGAAGCTAGAAAAAGTAAAGGAAGTGAAGTTGAAGAAAGTAACAATGCCGAGGATGAAAGCCAATCCGAAGAAGGTAGCAACACAGAAGTTGAAGGTGTAGAAGGAGAAAGGAGCGAGAGTGAAGTTAAAAAAGGTAGCAATGCTTCTGACGATAGTGAAAATGGAAGAAATTAA
- the LOC122033345 gene encoding 60S ribosomal protein L36a, which yields MVNVPKTKKTYCKNKACKKHTLHKVTQYKKGKDRLSAQGKRRYDRKQSGYGGQTKPVFHKKAKTTKKIVLKLQCQSCKHYSQHPIKRCKHFEIGGDKKGKGTSLF from the exons ATG GTGAATGTTCCCAAGACAAAGAAGACTTACTGCAAGAACAAAGCTTGCAAGAAGCACACCCTTCATAAGGTTACACAGTATAAGAAGGGAAAGGATAGACTATCTGCTCAAGGAAAGCGCCGTTATGACAGGAAACAATCTGGGTATGGTGGACAAACAAAGCCTGTTTTCCACAAGAAG GCAAAAACAACAAAGAAGATTGTGTTGAAACTTCAATGCCAGAGCTGCAAGCATTATTCACAGCATCCCATAAAA AGATGCAAGCACTTTGAGATTGGAGGAGACAAAAAGGGCAAGGGAACTTCGCTCTTCTAG
- the LOC122035174 gene encoding uncharacterized protein LOC122035174: MAAEPPPPAEVGARGTIGSLVSQEIEYFRRLNPDHQEASTSRDYKQKPGSSREVQRRRKKKKLPARGGFLPSVCSAVDVIDTKGIEKAGAIGYKNLRTDGKYVPED, from the coding sequence ATGGCAGCTGAGCCGCCGCCTCCGGCGGAGGTTGGTGCCCGGGGAACAATTGGGTCGCTGGTGTCGCAGGAGATTGAGTACTTTCGAAGGCTAAATCCAGACCACCAGGAAGCCTCCACCAGTAGGGACTATAAGCAAAAGCCAGGCTCAAGTAGAGAAgtacagaggaggaggaagaagaagaagttaccaGCTAGAGGAGGGTTTCTTCCTAGTGTGTGCTCTGCAGTGGATGTGATTGACACAAAAGGAATCGAGAAAGCTGGAGCAATTGGCTACAAGAACTTGAGAACCGATGGGAAGTATGTGCCTGAAGACTAG